The Brachyspira aalborgi genome has a segment encoding these proteins:
- a CDS encoding radical SAM protein, which yields MNKNIKFHGNLKTNDMIIHWLPTNYCNYNCSYCITHAPIVNKNISFTDLSILKNCADKIFSINKDKYTFVFSGGEPTIYPYFIDLAEYLSKNKNTHIYLFSNGHKNKDYFSKLFSINNFNFNFSVHLEYANISHIKELIKLANTYNKYIMVSLMMNPDKKEKYELFFDELLEYRKYYYFGIDLAIIHNNEKIDKIYNKDEINWFNNSILKLKNVEEMFKYTSDIPDFFQDINTRYIFEDDKIIYLPHRVSIIENMKNFENYFCVQGINSMSINHNGDYKGSECSISPLIGNIYYDDIDYLKLIKPIKCSINDCNCRINNYSPKFKYQKECYNFTQINTPKIIPSFYLYNEVCNLKNQLNDLNNKMNKIIDSIVWFIPVKKLRDNFRNKFKTAEQSRAEQSRAEQSRAEQSRAEQSRAEQSRAVMFEYAYRKTA from the coding sequence ATGAATAAAAATATAAAATTTCATGGAAACTTAAAAACAAATGATATGATAATACATTGGTTGCCTACAAATTATTGCAATTATAATTGTTCTTATTGTATCACTCATGCGCCGATAGTAAATAAAAATATATCTTTTACGGATTTATCCATATTAAAAAATTGCGCTGATAAAATTTTTTCTATTAATAAAGATAAATATACTTTTGTTTTTTCAGGCGGAGAGCCTACAATATATCCTTATTTTATAGATTTGGCGGAATATTTATCAAAAAATAAAAATACTCATATATATTTATTTTCAAACGGACATAAAAATAAAGATTATTTCTCTAAATTATTTTCAATAAATAATTTTAATTTCAATTTTTCAGTTCATTTGGAATATGCCAACATATCGCATATTAAAGAATTAATAAAATTAGCCAATACTTATAACAAATATATAATGGTTTCATTAATGATGAATCCAGATAAAAAAGAAAAATATGAATTATTCTTTGACGAATTATTAGAATATAGAAAGTATTATTATTTTGGAATTGATTTGGCAATTATTCATAATAATGAAAAAATAGATAAAATTTATAATAAAGATGAGATTAATTGGTTTAATAACTCTATCTTGAAATTAAAAAATGTAGAGGAAATGTTTAAATATACAAGCGATATTCCAGATTTTTTTCAAGATATAAATACAAGATATATTTTTGAAGACGATAAAATAATTTATCTGCCTCATAGAGTAAGTATAATTGAAAATATGAAAAATTTTGAAAATTATTTCTGTGTTCAAGGTATAAATTCTATGTCGATTAATCATAATGGAGATTATAAAGGTTCTGAATGTTCTATATCTCCGCTTATTGGAAATATATATTATGACGATATAGATTATTTAAAATTAATAAAGCCGATAAAATGCTCAATAAATGATTGCAATTGCAGAATTAATAATTATAGCCCAAAATTCAAATATCAAAAAGAATGTTATAATTTTACTCAAATAAATACTCCAAAAATAATACCTTCATTTTACTTATACAATGAAGTATGTAACTTAAAGAATCAATTAAACGATTTAAATAATAAAATGAATAAAATTATAGATTCTATTGTTTGGTTTATACCCGTTAAAAAGTTGAGAGATAATTTTAGAAATAAATTTAAAACTGCAGAGCAGAGCAGAGCAGAGCAGAGCAGAGCAGAGCAGAGCAGAGCAGAGCAGAGCAGAGCAGAGCAGAGCAGAGCAGAGCAGAGCAGAGCAGTAATGTTTGAATATGCTTATCGAAAAACGGCATAA
- the rlmB gene encoding 23S rRNA (guanosine(2251)-2'-O)-methyltransferase RlmB encodes MFITSKNAITEAITKDLVKILYVKFPLSKREKEIIKIAERKKIKIKIVDKKEMESIIGKVYSIAADIEENAEIGIDYFLYNALNKKNNPLIFILDSITDVHNLGAIIRNAYFFDLAGIIIPKDNSAKINEKVYEVSQGAAYHLPICIETNLNRILDKMKDKGFWIYYASEKGDIHLENFKFDLPTAIILGNEHKGVRETIKNNSDGSIVINSLSDFDSLNVSAASAIIGYAYSIFQN; translated from the coding sequence ATGTTTATAACTTCAAAAAACGCAATAACCGAAGCGATTACAAAAGATTTGGTAAAAATTTTATATGTTAAATTTCCTTTATCTAAAAGAGAAAAAGAAATAATAAAAATAGCGGAAAGAAAAAAAATTAAAATAAAAATTGTAGATAAAAAAGAAATGGAATCTATAATTGGAAAAGTTTATTCTATCGCAGCAGATATTGAAGAAAATGCAGAAATCGGAATAGATTATTTTTTATACAACGCTTTGAATAAAAAAAATAATCCGTTAATATTTATATTAGATTCTATAACCGATGTTCATAATTTAGGCGCTATAATAAGAAACGCTTATTTTTTCGATTTAGCTGGAATAATAATTCCTAAAGACAATTCGGCTAAAATAAACGAAAAAGTTTATGAAGTATCTCAAGGAGCAGCTTATCATTTGCCTATTTGTATAGAAACAAATTTAAATAGAATTTTGGATAAAATGAAAGATAAAGGTTTTTGGATATATTATGCAAGCGAAAAAGGAGATATACATTTAGAAAATTTTAAATTCGACTTGCCAACCGCAATTATATTAGGAAACGAACATAAAGGAGTTAGAGAAACAATAAAAAATAATTCTGACGGAAGTATTGTTATAAATTCTTTAAGCGATTTTGATTCTTTAAATGTGTCCGCAGCTTCCGCTATAATTGGCTACGCTTATTCAATATTTCAAAATTAA
- a CDS encoding AMP-dependent synthetase/ligase, which yields MLEYTSIPSAYFETAMKMPQSPAYRYRDNNGDKITITYKELYDKINAIAKAFEIKGFASKNVAIFSENRIEWFICDMALLSLGSVDVPRGDDSTSEELNYIIEHSESKAVLVENKYVFEKIKKHHNDLSLIVFLDNSMHNPDKNIYSFDKFLELGKEGLNGKEDFAINKSKKLNNENIATIIYTSGTTGKPKGVVLTHGNILHNVRVLPDIIRLKSGDKFLSILPIWHIYERTISYVTAITGCFTAITNKRDLKIDFTEEKPDIFISVPAIWINIYNTVMKNIDRKGFISRVFAKTLIKGSIRYTRNLRYQNNLIYIIGDETKEEKIKYYQIGIFDYIFHKLAQKIIYKKIIELTGGRLRLTISGGGALPMYIEDFVEAAGINLVVGWGITETAPVVTLRSPYKNYRGTCGTPIPEVTIEIRDKRGEVCKDGVMGVCYIKGPNVFKEYYKDKELTETAKKDDFFDSGDLGTYTKEGEIVLTGRAKETIVLLTGENVEPQPIENKAMESKYISQIMLIGQDKSSTGAIIVINSENIKEYFEKHKINYDNSNDLCNSTEVNKLIKSDLKRLINSKNGFRPYEIISKIIITDKEFSIENGLLTQSLKMKRFNIMKKYEEEIEKLYQKN from the coding sequence ATGTTAGAATATACTTCAATACCAAGCGCTTATTTTGAAACGGCAATGAAAATGCCTCAAAGTCCAGCTTATAGATATAGAGATAATAACGGAGATAAAATTACAATTACATATAAAGAATTGTATGATAAAATAAACGCTATTGCTAAAGCTTTTGAAATTAAAGGATTTGCTTCAAAAAATGTGGCAATATTTTCTGAAAATAGAATAGAATGGTTTATATGCGATATGGCGCTTTTATCTTTAGGTTCTGTCGATGTTCCGAGAGGAGACGATTCTACTTCGGAAGAATTAAATTATATTATAGAACATAGCGAATCAAAAGCGGTATTGGTTGAAAATAAATATGTTTTCGAGAAAATAAAAAAACATCATAATGATTTGTCTTTAATAGTTTTTTTAGATAACTCAATGCATAATCCCGATAAAAATATATATTCTTTCGATAAATTTTTAGAATTAGGAAAAGAAGGTTTAAATGGAAAAGAAGATTTTGCAATAAATAAGTCTAAAAAATTAAATAACGAAAATATTGCAACGATTATATATACTTCGGGAACTACGGGAAAGCCAAAAGGAGTTGTTTTAACGCATGGAAATATATTGCATAATGTTAGAGTTTTGCCCGATATAATAAGATTAAAAAGCGGAGATAAATTTTTAAGCATACTTCCAATTTGGCATATATACGAAAGAACAATATCTTATGTAACGGCGATAACGGGATGTTTTACTGCGATAACAAATAAAAGAGATTTAAAAATAGATTTTACGGAAGAAAAACCCGATATATTTATTTCCGTTCCTGCGATTTGGATTAATATATATAATACCGTGATGAAAAATATTGACAGAAAAGGTTTTATCTCAAGAGTATTCGCTAAAACTTTAATAAAAGGTTCTATTCGATATACGAGAAATTTAAGATATCAAAATAATTTAATTTATATAATAGGAGATGAAACAAAAGAAGAGAAAATAAAATATTATCAAATAGGAATATTCGATTATATTTTTCATAAATTGGCTCAAAAAATAATTTATAAAAAAATTATAGAATTAACGGGAGGAAGATTAAGGTTAACTATATCGGGAGGCGGCGCTTTGCCAATGTATATTGAAGATTTTGTAGAAGCTGCGGGAATTAATTTAGTCGTAGGTTGGGGAATAACCGAAACTGCGCCCGTTGTCACTTTAAGGTCGCCTTATAAAAATTATAGAGGAACTTGCGGAACTCCGATACCTGAAGTAACAATAGAGATAAGAGATAAAAGAGGCGAAGTTTGTAAGGACGGAGTTATGGGAGTTTGTTATATAAAAGGTCCTAATGTATTTAAAGAATATTATAAAGATAAAGAATTAACCGAAACCGCAAAGAAAGACGATTTTTTTGATTCGGGAGATTTAGGAACTTATACTAAAGAAGGCGAAATTGTTTTAACGGGAAGAGCGAAAGAGACGATTGTTCTTTTAACGGGAGAGAATGTAGAGCCGCAACCAATAGAAAATAAAGCGATGGAATCAAAATATATCTCTCAAATAATGCTTATAGGACAAGATAAATCTTCAACGGGAGCTATAATAGTAATTAATTCGGAAAACATAAAAGAATATTTTGAAAAACATAAAATTAATTATGATAATTCTAATGATTTATGCAATTCTACTGAAGTAAATAAATTAATAAAATCGGATTTAAAAAGATTGATTAATTCTAAAAACGGATTTAGACCTTATGAAATAATTTCAAAAATTATTATAACCGATAAAGAGTTTAGTATTGAAAACGGGCTTTTAACTCAATCATTAAAAATGAAAAGATTTAATATTATGAAAAAATATGAAGAAGAAATAGAAAAACTATATCAAAAAAATTAA
- a CDS encoding glycosyltransferase family 4 protein, whose product MNIKKIAILHPTFGYNGGAENVILSTAQSLHNLNIETDIYTYKLRDNAPDFIKQFKTDIYLNPIIFNKTAKYLANNLINYDAILIHNFPATIFYGLAYNEAKKNNKKLPKSFWYCHEPSVRLYGSDDKSYNKLQKTWDIIARWTMRLDKLGVEKIDYIMANSERTKNAIKRVYNREAKVIYPCITQNNIMPINLSEYFIYIGRIEKPKNLENAIISFKKLIEKIDDKDLKFIIAGKGRHEKKLRNLSKKIGIEKNIIFKGYVSDEEKKDLLNKSYALIMPAINEPFGLTVIEALYSSCISIISNLSGVYEVAKDYAISCDMKDIDSLTNAMLEVYKNKNIKKELIESSKKILNNFTQSKYTENLLEYIKNRL is encoded by the coding sequence ATGAATATAAAAAAAATTGCCATATTGCATCCAACTTTCGGTTATAACGGAGGAGCTGAAAATGTTATTCTTTCAACCGCTCAAAGTTTACATAATCTTAATATTGAAACAGATATTTATACTTACAAATTAAGAGATAACGCTCCTGATTTTATAAAACAATTCAAAACGGATATATATTTAAATCCGATTATTTTTAATAAAACTGCAAAATATTTGGCAAATAATTTAATAAATTACGATGCGATTCTTATTCATAATTTTCCCGCGACTATTTTTTACGGACTTGCCTATAATGAAGCTAAAAAAAATAATAAAAAATTGCCTAAAAGTTTTTGGTATTGCCATGAGCCGAGCGTTCGACTTTACGGAAGCGATGATAAAAGTTATAATAAACTTCAAAAGACTTGGGATATTATCGCAAGATGGACGATGCGGTTGGATAAACTCGGCGTTGAAAAAATAGATTATATAATGGCAAATAGCGAAAGAACAAAAAATGCAATTAAAAGAGTTTATAATAGAGAGGCAAAAGTTATCTATCCTTGTATTACTCAAAATAATATAATGCCTATAAATTTGTCCGAATATTTTATTTATATTGGAAGAATAGAGAAACCTAAAAATTTGGAAAATGCAATAATATCTTTCAAAAAATTAATTGAAAAAATAGACGATAAAGATTTAAAATTTATCATCGCAGGCAAAGGCAGACATGAAAAAAAATTAAGAAATCTCTCAAAAAAAATTGGAATAGAAAAAAATATAATATTTAAAGGCTATGTTTCGGACGAAGAAAAAAAAGATTTATTAAATAAAAGTTACGCTCTAATTATGCCAGCTATAAACGAACCTTTTGGATTAACCGTAATAGAAGCGCTTTATTCTTCTTGCATTTCAATAATATCGAATCTTTCGGGCGTCTATGAAGTCGCAAAAGATTATGCAATTTCCTGCGATATGAAAGATATTGATTCTCTTACAAATGCAATGCTTGAAGTTTATAAAAATAAGAATATAAAAAAAGAATTAATAGAATCCTCAAAAAAAATACTTAATAACTTTACGCAATCTAAATATACGGAAAATTTATTAGAATACATAAAAAACCGCTTGTAA
- the dnaE gene encoding DNA polymerase III subunit alpha — MSFVHLHVHTQYSILDGASRIKSLYSKRDKKKMLIPGLIDRAKELNMPAIAITDHGNMFGVMEFFSEAKDKGIIPIIGCELYVAPKTRFDKKVEGSEEKSAMHLIALAKDKEGYDNLCKLVTHGYTEGFYYRPRVDHQLIEKYHKGLICLSACMGGEIPIAIRKGDNKQASQLAEYYKSIFGEDFYLELQDHGIPEEKHLNSELYKLAKNHNIEMVITNDVHYVLKEDAKAHEILLAIQTNGKLSDARRYKFPSNDFHLKSEEEMMKSFAKLPKAFENTVKIAEQCKDLNIMTKNYYMPSYDIPKGETETTVLKKLCLEGLNKYYNNEIPKEALERLEMELAVISKMGFEGYFLIVQDFINYARNNDIAVGPGRGSAAGSIVAFSIGITKVNPLDYDLLFERFLNPERKSMPDIDVDFQDDKRDLVIEYVKEKYGNDNVAQIATFGTLGGRSVIRDVCRVMGFELSLSDKLAKNIPNNIRLADVYDDPECADFRREIDSNRELKNMYDIAVRLDGLIRNVGLHAAGVIISSKAIMDCVPIYQDSKTKTRACQYEMNYVENAGLIKMDFLGIKNLRLIKDAVADIKNRYGIEIDIDKIPFDDQEVYKIFRKADTAGIFQFESSGMRHMLLNIKPTEFADLVSSVALFRPGPLNSGMDKDYADRKNKRKNIVYKHPDLKPILQESQGVLIYQEQIMAISRVIGGFTAAEADDLRKAMGKKIVEKMNSMETKFIEGGLKKGYDKELLKYLFDTMKGFAEYGFNKSHSVCYALVAYQEAYIKAHYPMEYYVALLNTTIEDVEKISSYLNEIKQKSIGIITASISESKALFSQKDGKIVYGLHAVKGVGYQAALAIEEERERNGEYKSLEDFAKRVDVRLVNRRVYETLIKCGAFSEFGHTENSLLSSLDSIMGYASNYQRDTLAGQTMLFDSVSSEDTGIASLTIENMLEYSNSILMENEKEVLGFSLRYHPFTRYINRIDYKYFNNLLELDKLKDRYEFSIPAVIIKVGEYMTKKNTPMLTLNVIDLFTESVFYITDKNQTDKYRDILNEEMAVLIKGRREKSRFNDRIYNNIIEIKELDSYLENKNLKEVKRTVKTNDFENIAKTKSIKVENKDSESHFKNKEIKTKEANNNFIKNSNSDKKQLSLYMNKNIFDDMDLLCLQNAISSNPGDYTIFLKLKSESGMEIFKIGENYKVEPNARFFNEAKSSLRSLIEIEYA; from the coding sequence TGGTAACGCATGGATATACAGAAGGATTTTATTATAGACCTAGAGTAGACCATCAATTAATTGAAAAATATCATAAAGGTTTAATATGTTTAAGCGCCTGTATGGGAGGCGAAATTCCTATAGCAATAAGAAAAGGAGATAATAAACAAGCTTCTCAATTAGCCGAATATTATAAATCTATATTTGGAGAAGATTTTTATTTAGAACTTCAAGACCATGGAATTCCCGAAGAAAAACATCTTAACAGCGAATTATATAAATTGGCAAAAAATCACAATATAGAAATGGTTATTACAAACGATGTCCATTATGTATTAAAAGAGGATGCAAAGGCTCATGAAATACTTCTTGCCATACAGACAAACGGAAAATTAAGCGATGCAAGAAGATATAAATTCCCAAGCAATGATTTTCATTTAAAAAGCGAAGAAGAGATGATGAAATCTTTCGCTAAACTTCCCAAAGCTTTTGAGAATACGGTTAAAATCGCAGAGCAGTGCAAAGATTTAAATATAATGACTAAAAATTATTATATGCCGTCTTATGATATTCCAAAAGGCGAGACGGAAACTACCGTTTTAAAAAAGTTATGCCTTGAAGGACTTAATAAATATTATAATAATGAAATTCCAAAAGAAGCTTTAGAAAGACTCGAGATGGAATTAGCCGTAATATCAAAAATGGGTTTTGAAGGCTATTTTCTTATAGTTCAAGACTTTATAAATTATGCAAGAAATAACGATATTGCAGTAGGACCTGGAAGAGGAAGCGCCGCTGGTTCTATAGTGGCTTTTTCTATCGGAATTACGAAAGTTAATCCTTTAGATTATGATTTGCTTTTTGAAAGATTTTTAAATCCTGAAAGAAAGAGTATGCCCGATATAGATGTAGACTTTCAAGACGATAAAAGGGATTTAGTAATAGAATATGTTAAAGAAAAATACGGAAACGATAATGTAGCTCAAATAGCCACTTTCGGAACTTTAGGCGGGCGTTCTGTTATAAGAGATGTTTGCAGAGTAATGGGATTTGAATTAAGTTTATCCGACAAACTTGCAAAAAATATACCAAATAATATTAGGCTTGCCGATGTGTATGACGACCCCGAATGCGCGGATTTTAGAAGAGAGATAGATTCTAATAGAGAATTAAAAAATATGTATGATATAGCCGTTAGATTGGATGGTTTAATTAGAAATGTCGGACTTCATGCGGCAGGAGTTATTATTTCGAGTAAAGCGATTATGGATTGCGTTCCGATTTATCAGGATTCTAAAACTAAAACGAGAGCTTGCCAATATGAAATGAATTATGTTGAAAATGCGGGACTCATTAAAATGGACTTTTTGGGGATTAAAAATTTAAGACTCATAAAAGACGCCGTAGCGGATATAAAAAATAGATACGGAATAGAAATAGATATTGATAAAATTCCTTTTGACGACCAGGAGGTTTATAAAATATTTAGAAAAGCCGACACAGCGGGAATATTTCAGTTTGAAAGTTCGGGTATGAGGCATATGCTTTTAAATATTAAACCTACGGAATTTGCAGATTTGGTTTCAAGCGTGGCTTTATTTCGTCCTGGTCCTTTAAATTCGGGAATGGATAAAGATTATGCCGACAGAAAAAATAAAAGAAAAAATATAGTTTATAAACATCCCGATTTGAAACCTATACTTCAAGAAAGTCAGGGAGTTCTTATATATCAAGAGCAGATTATGGCTATAAGCAGAGTTATAGGCGGATTTACGGCTGCGGAAGCGGATGATTTAAGAAAGGCTATGGGTAAAAAAATAGTCGAAAAAATGAATTCTATGGAAACAAAATTTATAGAAGGCGGACTTAAAAAAGGATACGATAAAGAATTATTAAAATATTTATTCGATACTATGAAAGGTTTTGCAGAATACGGTTTTAATAAATCGCACTCTGTATGTTACGCTTTAGTCGCATATCAAGAAGCTTATATTAAAGCGCATTATCCTATGGAATATTATGTAGCGCTACTTAACACTACAATAGAAGATGTTGAAAAAATTTCTTCATATTTAAATGAAATTAAACAAAAAAGTATAGGAATAATCACAGCTTCAATATCCGAAAGCAAAGCTTTATTTTCTCAAAAAGACGGAAAAATAGTTTACGGTTTGCATGCGGTTAAAGGAGTTGGTTATCAAGCGGCTTTAGCTATAGAAGAAGAGAGAGAGAGAAACGGAGAATATAAATCATTAGAGGATTTTGCTAAAAGAGTAGATGTTCGTTTAGTTAATAGAAGAGTATATGAAACATTAATTAAATGCGGAGCTTTTTCAGAGTTTGGACATACGGAAAATTCTTTATTATCGTCTTTAGACTCTATAATGGGATACGCTTCAAATTATCAAAGAGATACTTTAGCGGGACAAACTATGCTTTTTGATTCTGTTTCTTCGGAAGATACGGGAATCGCTTCTCTTACGATTGAAAATATGCTTGAATATTCAAATAGCATACTTATGGAAAATGAAAAAGAGGTTTTAGGATTTTCTTTAAGATATCATCCTTTTACAAGATATATAAATAGAATAGATTATAAATATTTTAATAATCTTTTGGAATTAGACAAATTAAAAGATAGATACGAATTTTCAATTCCCGCCGTTATAATAAAAGTGGGAGAATATATGACTAAAAAAAATACGCCTATGCTTACTTTAAATGTAATAGATTTATTTACGGAATCTGTTTTCTATATTACAGATAAAAATCAAACAGACAAATATAGAGATATTTTAAATGAAGAGATGGCAGTATTAATTAAAGGCAGAAGAGAAAAAAGTAGATTCAACGATAGAATATATAATAATATAATCGAAATAAAAGAACTTGATTCTTATTTAGAAAATAAAAATCTAAAAGAAGTTAAAAGAACCGTAAAAACAAACGATTTTGAAAATATAGCTAAAACAAAATCAATTAAAGTTGAAAATAAAGATTCTGAAAGTCATTTTAAGAATAAAGAGATAAAAACGAAAGAAGCAAATAATAATTTTATTAAAAATTCCAATTCTGATAAAAAACAATTATCTCTTTATATGAATAAAAATATTTTTGACGATATGGATTTATTATGTCTTCAAAATGCAATTTCAAGCAATCCTGGAGATTATACGATTTTCTTAAAATTAAAATCCGAAAGCGGAATGGAAATATTTAAAATAGGCGAAAATTATAAAGTCGAGCCAAACGCGAGATTTTTTAACGAAGCTAAAAGTTCTTTAAGGTCTTTAATAGAAATAGAATACGCTTAA